In one Streptomyces venezuelae genomic region, the following are encoded:
- the cseC gene encoding two-component system sensor histidine kinase CseC has protein sequence MNGGRRAIDRVREAFRPAGTPRPDDGFRPDEGLWSGGTARSGGGARPDGGSRFGGTSRSDNGSRSDGGSRPGGTASPSGEDLRSGGTPRVPVHRRFGGRLRRRGVQLRTGVRWKIAAAIALVGALVAIALSLVVHNAARVSMLDNARDVQDERIQFALRLYSSASQRQTLQFGTKVDDPELPQELRQKVLTGRRATYVEQKPDGVPDIWAAVPLADGHVLSLHSRFTDRSATVMKDLDQALVIGSIAVVFGGCALGVLIGGQLSRRLRKAATAASEVAQGQTDVSVREAIGGVVKDETDDVASAVDAMADALKQRLEAERRVTADIAHELRTPVTGLLTAAELLPPGRPTELVRDRAQAMRTLVEDVLEVARLDSAAERAELQDITLGEFVSRRMAVLSTDVTVTVVHESEVTTDPRRLERILGNLVANAAKHGKPPIEVSVEGRVVRVRDHGPGFPEALLDEGPSRFRTGSTDRAGHGHGLGLTIAAGQARVLGARLTFRNVRPAGAAPEVPSEGAVAVLWLPEHAPTNTGSYPVLKLPDNL, from the coding sequence ATGAACGGGGGGCGCAGGGCGATCGACCGTGTCCGCGAGGCGTTCCGTCCCGCCGGGACTCCCCGGCCCGACGACGGCTTCCGGCCGGACGAAGGCCTCTGGTCCGGCGGGACTGCCAGGTCCGGCGGCGGCGCCCGGCCAGACGGCGGTTCTCGGTTCGGCGGGACCTCCCGGTCCGACAACGGCTCCCGGTCCGACGGCGGCTCCCGGCCCGGCGGGACGGCCTCCCCGTCCGGCGAAGACCTCCGGTCCGGCGGAACCCCCCGCGTCCCGGTCCACCGGCGCTTCGGCGGGCGGCTGCGCCGCCGCGGTGTGCAGTTGCGTACCGGCGTGCGCTGGAAGATCGCGGCCGCGATCGCCCTGGTCGGCGCGCTCGTCGCGATCGCCCTGAGCCTCGTCGTGCACAACGCCGCGCGCGTCTCGATGCTCGACAACGCGCGCGACGTACAGGACGAGCGCATCCAGTTCGCGCTGCGCCTCTACTCCTCCGCGTCCCAGCGCCAGACGCTGCAGTTCGGCACGAAGGTCGACGACCCCGAGCTGCCGCAGGAGCTGCGGCAGAAGGTCCTCACCGGCCGCCGCGCCACCTACGTGGAGCAGAAGCCCGACGGCGTCCCCGACATCTGGGCCGCCGTGCCGCTCGCGGACGGCCACGTCCTGTCGCTGCACTCCCGCTTCACCGACCGCAGCGCCACCGTGATGAAGGACCTCGACCAGGCGCTCGTCATCGGTTCGATCGCGGTCGTCTTCGGCGGCTGCGCCCTCGGCGTGCTGATCGGCGGGCAGCTGTCGCGGCGGCTGCGCAAGGCGGCGACGGCGGCGAGCGAGGTCGCGCAGGGCCAGACGGACGTGAGCGTCCGCGAGGCGATCGGCGGTGTCGTGAAGGACGAGACCGACGACGTGGCGAGCGCCGTGGACGCCATGGCCGACGCCCTCAAGCAGCGCCTGGAGGCCGAGCGGCGCGTCACCGCGGACATCGCGCACGAGCTGCGCACGCCGGTGACCGGACTCCTCACGGCCGCCGAGCTGCTGCCGCCGGGCCGGCCGACCGAGCTGGTCAGGGACCGTGCGCAGGCGATGCGCACGCTCGTCGAGGACGTGCTCGAAGTGGCGCGTCTTGATTCCGCCGCCGAGCGCGCGGAGCTGCAGGACATCACGCTGGGCGAGTTCGTGTCCCGGCGGATGGCCGTCCTGTCCACGGACGTGACGGTGACGGTGGTGCACGAGTCGGAGGTCACCACCGACCCGCGCCGCCTGGAACGCATCCTCGGCAACCTCGTCGCCAACGCGGCCAAGCACGGCAAGCCACCCATCGAGGTCAGCGTCGAGGGCCGCGTGGTCCGGGTGCGCGATCACGGGCCCGGCTTCCCCGAAGCGCTCCTGGACGAGGGCCCGAGCCGTTTCCGCACGGGCAGCACGGACCGTGCGGGCCACGGGCACGGCCTGGGTCTGACGATCGCGGCGGGCCAGGCGCGGGTGCTGGGCGCGCGGCTCACCTTCCGCAACGTACGCCCCGCGGGCGCGGCTCCCGAGGTGCCGTCCGAGGGCGCGGTCGCGGTGCTGTGGCTGCCGGAGCACGCGCCCACGAACACGGGCAGCTACCCGGTGCTGAAGCTCCCCGACAACCTGTAA
- a CDS encoding TetR/AcrR family transcriptional regulator → MGTGTGTSKQQRRGNTRQRIQDVALELFAEQGYEKTSLREISERLEVTKAALYYHFKTKEDILTSIFDDLTRPIDELIAWGHEQPRPVSLETKQQTLTRYSEILVHAAPLFRFMQENQATMRDLKTGESFKDRMLGIYEILKDPEAPMSDQVRCFSALFTMHGGMFVLKDAEGDPEEKRKAILEVAIDLVTRAHTGA, encoded by the coding sequence ATGGGTACGGGCACAGGCACGAGCAAGCAGCAGCGCCGCGGGAACACGCGCCAACGGATCCAGGACGTGGCTCTCGAACTCTTCGCCGAGCAGGGGTACGAGAAGACGTCGCTGCGCGAGATCTCCGAGCGTCTGGAGGTCACGAAGGCGGCGCTCTACTACCACTTCAAGACCAAGGAAGACATCCTGACCAGCATCTTCGATGACCTCACCAGGCCCATCGACGAGCTGATCGCCTGGGGCCACGAGCAGCCGCGACCGGTCTCCCTGGAGACCAAGCAGCAGACCCTCACCCGGTACAGCGAGATCCTCGTCCACGCGGCGCCGCTCTTCCGCTTCATGCAGGAGAACCAGGCGACGATGCGCGACCTGAAGACCGGCGAGAGCTTCAAGGACCGCATGCTCGGGATCTACGAGATCCTCAAGGACCCCGAAGCGCCGATGTCCGACCAGGTGCGCTGCTTCAGCGCGCTGTTCACCATGCACGGCGGGATGTTCGTGCTCAAGGACGCCGAAGGCGACCCCGAGGAGAAGCGCAAGGCCATCCTGGAGGTCGCCATCGATCTGGTGACACGGGCGCACACGGGCGCCTGA
- a CDS encoding M23 family metallopeptidase: MSKRTKSHRPGPSFFRTRVAFVVAGVGVSTALGAGVSVAAGDTKSGGALPGVAVNSVQAQAAAQAKKAADVKKAAAAKAAAWVDPVKNYTLSATFGLGGTMWSHKHSGQDFAVPVGTSVGAVHGGTVVKAGPNGAGDGPAYGNAVVIKHSNGTYSQYAHLSQVDVRVGQAVGTGQRIALSGNTGNSSGPHLHFEIRTTPNYGTAVDPVKFLASVGVKV; the protein is encoded by the coding sequence ATGTCGAAGCGCACCAAGTCCCACCGTCCCGGCCCGTCGTTCTTCCGTACCCGCGTGGCCTTCGTCGTCGCGGGTGTCGGAGTCTCGACGGCCCTCGGCGCGGGGGTCTCGGTCGCCGCCGGTGACACCAAGAGCGGTGGTGCGCTGCCCGGCGTCGCCGTGAACTCCGTCCAGGCCCAGGCCGCCGCCCAGGCGAAGAAGGCCGCGGACGTCAAGAAGGCCGCCGCCGCCAAGGCCGCGGCCTGGGTCGACCCGGTCAAGAACTACACGCTCTCCGCGACCTTCGGCCTCGGCGGCACCATGTGGTCCCACAAGCACTCCGGCCAGGACTTCGCCGTGCCGGTCGGCACGTCGGTCGGGGCCGTGCACGGCGGCACCGTCGTCAAGGCGGGCCCGAACGGCGCCGGTGACGGCCCCGCGTACGGCAACGCCGTCGTGATCAAGCACAGCAACGGCACGTACTCCCAGTACGCGCACCTCTCGCAGGTCGACGTCCGGGTGGGCCAGGCCGTGGGCACCGGCCAGCGCATCGCCCTCTCCGGCAACACCGGCAACTCCAGCGGCCCTCACCTGCACTTCGAGATCCGTACGACGCCGAACTACGGCACGGCCGTCGACCCGGTCAAGTTCCTCGCGTCGGTGGGCGTGAAGGTCTGA
- a CDS encoding DUF397 domain-containing protein, which produces MHVGHQLGGESSFSEGAGANCVYVAAHPTGRIHLQESDAPATTLTTSPTAFAALIRTLTSSDHTFG; this is translated from the coding sequence ATGCACGTTGGTCACCAGCTCGGAGGTGAGTCCTCCTTCAGCGAGGGAGCCGGCGCCAACTGCGTCTACGTGGCCGCACACCCCACCGGTCGGATCCACCTCCAAGAGAGCGACGCCCCGGCCACCACGCTCACCACCAGCCCCACCGCCTTCGCCGCCCTCATACGCACCCTCACCTCGTCCGACCACACGTTCGGGTGA
- a CDS encoding MDR family MFS transporter: MPEKPTGAVLEKAEPQPRSVRVVLMALMITMLLAMLDNMIVGPAMPTIVGDLGGMEHLSWVVTAYTLATAASTPIWGKLGDMYGRKGSFLTAIVIFLAGSVLSGMAQSMGQLIGFRAIQGLGAGGLMVGVMAIIGDLVPPRDRGKYMGMMTGVMAVAMIGGPLVGGSITDHFGWRWAFYINLPLGAVALAMVTSVLHLPKKKAQGRIDYLGAALLTVGISALVLVTTWGGSEYAWGSAVIMELIGIGVASLVGFLFVQKKAAEPVMPLHIFGNRNFSLMALIGFITGFVMFGAMLFLPLFQQSVQGASATNSGLLLLPMLLSMMAVSMVAGRVTTSTGKYRLFPIAGTILMVTGFYLLSQMDTGTSRLTSGLYMAVLGAGMGFLMQITMLVAQNSVEMKDMGVASSSATLFRTLGSSFGVAIMGALFNNRVHDVMAERAGRLGGEVTETSAQLDAEHLRMLPEAVRDAYQHAVSAGTHSAFLLGAAISVVALIAAFFVKEVPLRGSGPADKPAGNADGDSAREAGRTTVAEPV, from the coding sequence ATGCCGGAGAAACCGACCGGGGCCGTCCTGGAGAAGGCGGAGCCGCAGCCGCGCAGCGTGCGCGTCGTGCTGATGGCACTGATGATCACGATGCTGCTCGCCATGCTCGACAACATGATCGTGGGCCCCGCGATGCCGACGATCGTCGGCGACCTCGGCGGCATGGAGCACTTGTCGTGGGTCGTGACCGCCTACACCCTGGCGACCGCGGCCTCCACCCCCATCTGGGGCAAGCTCGGTGACATGTACGGGCGGAAGGGCTCCTTCCTCACCGCCATCGTCATCTTCCTGGCCGGCTCGGTGCTGAGCGGCATGGCGCAGAGCATGGGCCAGCTCATCGGGTTCCGGGCCATCCAGGGCCTCGGCGCGGGCGGTCTCATGGTCGGCGTCATGGCGATCATCGGTGACCTGGTGCCGCCGCGTGACCGCGGCAAGTACATGGGCATGATGACCGGCGTCATGGCGGTCGCGATGATCGGCGGACCGCTGGTCGGCGGCTCCATCACCGACCACTTCGGCTGGCGCTGGGCCTTCTACATCAACCTGCCGCTGGGCGCCGTCGCCCTCGCCATGGTGACCTCCGTCCTGCACCTGCCCAAGAAGAAGGCGCAGGGACGCATCGACTACCTCGGCGCCGCCCTGCTCACCGTGGGCATCAGCGCGCTCGTGCTCGTCACCACGTGGGGCGGTTCGGAGTACGCCTGGGGCTCGGCCGTGATCATGGAGCTCATCGGCATCGGCGTCGCCTCGCTCGTCGGCTTCCTCTTCGTACAGAAGAAGGCCGCGGAACCGGTCATGCCGCTGCACATCTTCGGCAACCGCAACTTCTCGCTGATGGCTCTGATCGGCTTCATCACCGGCTTCGTGATGTTCGGCGCGATGCTGTTCCTGCCGCTCTTCCAGCAGTCGGTGCAGGGCGCGTCCGCGACCAACTCGGGGCTGCTGCTCCTGCCGATGCTGCTCTCGATGATGGCCGTCTCGATGGTCGCCGGCCGCGTCACCACCTCGACCGGCAAGTACCGCCTCTTCCCGATCGCGGGCACGATCCTCATGGTCACCGGCTTCTACCTGCTGTCCCAGATGGACACCGGCACCTCCCGCCTCACCTCGGGCCTGTACATGGCGGTGCTCGGCGCCGGCATGGGCTTCCTGATGCAGATCACGATGCTGGTCGCGCAGAACAGCGTCGAGATGAAGGACATGGGCGTCGCCTCGTCCTCCGCCACGCTCTTCCGTACGCTCGGCTCCTCCTTCGGCGTCGCGATCATGGGCGCGCTCTTCAACAACCGCGTCCACGACGTGATGGCCGAGCGCGCGGGCAGGCTCGGCGGCGAGGTCACCGAGACGTCCGCACAGCTGGACGCCGAACACCTGAGGATGCTGCCCGAGGCCGTCCGGGACGCCTACCAGCACGCGGTGTCGGCCGGTACGCACTCGGCCTTCCTGCTCGGCGCCGCCATCAGCGTCGTGGCCCTGATCGCGGCGTTCTTCGTGAAGGAGGTCCCGCTGCGCGGCTCGGGCCCCGCGGACAAGCCTGCCGGGAACGCGGACGGGGACTCCGCGCGGGAGGCCGGACGGACGACGGTCGCGGAGCCGGTCTGA
- a CDS encoding NACHT domain-containing protein — protein MDPAVIGTRLASSAVAPLIKKLFVREGPGAGLVEKPVRLSSLVSFRGERRTLGGRDVRRLAERLVAASLASPGERPFPPDEAEAVVDALTRSLLSLGDLDMDDVQAVRLGHRELARTLTGDASASGLSADAALYLDSVTEWACLHILQFFTQRSTFVAATLVAQSRGQAELIAKVDALIARNPSAGAEDLTFERRYLAYVAKKHSKLTIFGIDLAGSPGRWPLDAAYMSLEAVEPGRVTTARFLSGAEYHAEEVEVVEHTPPLPADQALATHDRVLLRGEAGSGKTTLVQWLAVSAARGVVAGPVDAESSMTYLDDRVPYVLPLRTLTRHGERLPAPADFLAAVGCPLAGTQPQGWEARVLTAGRALVLIDGIDEIPDAERDRTRAWLSDLIDAFPGNRWLVTSRPSAVREDWLTEEGFTELTLSAMRQEEVAAFIERWHTAAATGVPEEDTELVAYEGQLLEAVRSKPDLGRLATNPLMCGLICALHRDRRGFLPLGRKDLYTAALSMLLVRRDRERHMAVPELREEPQLQLLQRLAYWLIRNGRAVMDRSRAESIIADALPAVPELAPLGDARAVYTHFLHRSGLLREPGPGTVDFVHRTFQDFLGARAAVDEGDFGVLARHAADDQWADVIRMAVAQARPRERAEILGDLLAHGDRHPDEAARKRIHLLAAACLEHAAELAPAVREEVERRTAALIPPRDVADAKALAKVGPMVLDLLPGPDGLTDDEATHVTITGTRVDSDAAIPFLARFARHRSLGVRSQLMWGWQRYDRRAYAEQIIAQLDGTDIHFTLRTDEQIAELERLGLRPRKLDIRPGVTPAVASRFIAACEPTFLLLNRFPPTLLTAEALSALRHLDGLSVVGAYEPWSLAPFPAEAPLRFLGLVESRASLTDLHLATRWPTLERVTFDDDESLAATDWEVFAALPGPLALHLPAYAMTLAPLDLTLPGLVDLQLRPDASWTAAASRIAALAPELRRLFLQNRPEDSLDRHAPIDVSALAHHPSLTELTVPAAAVGLDDLPDRIDVHVYGPLTD, from the coding sequence ATGGATCCCGCGGTCATCGGCACCCGCCTGGCATCGAGCGCCGTCGCTCCTCTGATCAAGAAGCTCTTCGTGCGGGAGGGCCCCGGCGCGGGCCTGGTGGAGAAGCCGGTCAGGCTCTCCTCTCTCGTGTCGTTCAGGGGGGAGCGGCGCACGCTGGGCGGACGGGACGTGCGGCGTCTCGCGGAGCGGCTCGTGGCGGCTTCCCTCGCCTCCCCCGGCGAGCGCCCCTTCCCGCCGGACGAGGCCGAGGCGGTCGTCGACGCCCTGACCCGGTCGCTCCTCTCGCTGGGCGACCTCGACATGGACGACGTCCAGGCGGTCCGGCTCGGCCACCGCGAACTGGCCCGCACCCTGACCGGCGACGCCTCGGCGTCCGGCCTCTCCGCCGACGCCGCCCTCTACCTCGACTCGGTCACCGAGTGGGCGTGCCTGCACATCCTGCAGTTCTTCACGCAGCGCTCCACGTTCGTCGCGGCGACACTGGTCGCGCAGAGCCGGGGCCAGGCCGAGCTGATCGCGAAGGTCGACGCGCTGATCGCCCGGAATCCGTCCGCCGGGGCGGAGGACTTGACCTTCGAGCGGCGCTATCTCGCGTACGTGGCGAAGAAGCACTCCAAGCTGACGATCTTCGGCATCGATCTGGCGGGCTCACCGGGGCGGTGGCCGTTGGACGCGGCGTACATGTCGCTGGAGGCGGTGGAGCCGGGGCGGGTGACGACGGCGCGCTTCCTGTCGGGGGCGGAGTACCACGCGGAGGAGGTGGAGGTCGTCGAGCACACGCCGCCGCTCCCCGCGGATCAGGCCCTCGCCACCCATGACCGGGTCCTCCTGCGGGGCGAGGCGGGCTCCGGCAAGACCACGCTGGTGCAGTGGCTGGCGGTGAGCGCGGCCCGCGGGGTCGTGGCAGGCCCCGTCGACGCCGAGTCGTCCATGACGTACCTCGACGACCGCGTCCCCTACGTACTCCCCCTGCGCACCCTCACCCGCCACGGCGAGCGCCTCCCCGCCCCCGCGGACTTCCTGGCCGCCGTCGGCTGCCCGCTCGCCGGCACCCAGCCCCAGGGGTGGGAGGCGCGCGTCCTCACCGCCGGCCGCGCCCTCGTCCTGATCGACGGCATCGACGAGATCCCGGACGCCGAGCGCGACCGGACCCGGGCCTGGCTCAGCGACCTCATCGACGCGTTCCCCGGCAACCGCTGGCTGGTGACGTCCCGCCCGTCGGCCGTACGCGAGGACTGGCTCACCGAGGAGGGCTTCACGGAGCTGACGCTCTCCGCGATGCGGCAGGAGGAGGTGGCGGCGTTCATCGAGCGCTGGCACACCGCGGCGGCCACGGGGGTGCCGGAGGAGGACACGGAACTCGTCGCGTACGAGGGTCAGCTCCTGGAGGCAGTGCGGTCGAAGCCGGATCTGGGGCGGCTGGCCACCAACCCGCTCATGTGCGGCCTGATCTGCGCCCTGCACAGGGACCGGCGGGGCTTCCTGCCACTGGGCCGCAAGGATCTGTACACGGCAGCTCTGTCCATGCTGCTGGTACGGCGGGATCGTGAGCGCCACATGGCGGTCCCGGAGTTGCGGGAGGAGCCGCAACTCCAGTTGCTCCAGCGGCTCGCGTACTGGCTGATCCGCAACGGCCGTGCGGTGATGGACCGTTCGCGGGCGGAATCCATCATCGCGGACGCGCTGCCGGCCGTTCCGGAGCTGGCCCCGCTCGGCGACGCGCGGGCCGTCTACACCCACTTCCTGCACCGCAGCGGGCTGCTGCGTGAACCCGGACCCGGCACGGTCGACTTCGTCCACCGCACGTTCCAGGACTTCCTGGGGGCGCGGGCGGCGGTCGACGAGGGCGACTTCGGCGTACTCGCCCGGCACGCGGCGGACGACCAGTGGGCGGACGTCATCCGCATGGCGGTGGCGCAGGCGCGGCCGCGTGAACGGGCGGAGATCCTCGGCGACCTGCTCGCGCACGGAGACCGCCACCCGGACGAGGCGGCCCGCAAACGCATCCATCTCCTCGCGGCGGCCTGCCTGGAGCACGCGGCGGAGCTGGCGCCCGCGGTGCGGGAGGAGGTGGAGCGGCGGACGGCGGCGCTGATCCCTCCGCGCGACGTGGCGGACGCGAAGGCGCTGGCGAAGGTCGGGCCGATGGTGCTCGACCTGTTGCCGGGTCCGGACGGCCTGACGGACGACGAGGCCACGCACGTGACGATCACCGGGACGCGCGTGGACTCGGACGCGGCGATCCCCTTCCTCGCCCGGTTCGCCCGGCACCGGAGTCTTGGGGTCCGCAGCCAGCTGATGTGGGGGTGGCAACGGTACGACCGCCGCGCGTACGCGGAGCAGATCATCGCGCAGCTCGACGGCACGGACATCCACTTCACCCTGCGCACCGACGAGCAGATCGCCGAGCTCGAACGGCTGGGCCTGCGCCCGCGGAAACTGGACATCAGACCGGGCGTCACCCCGGCCGTGGCCTCCCGCTTCATAGCGGCCTGCGAGCCAACCTTCCTGCTGCTCAACAGGTTCCCGCCGACCCTGCTGACAGCGGAGGCGCTGAGCGCTCTCCGCCACCTGGACGGACTCAGCGTCGTAGGCGCGTACGAGCCGTGGAGCCTGGCGCCGTTCCCCGCCGAGGCCCCCTTGCGGTTCCTCGGCCTCGTGGAATCCCGGGCCTCCCTCACCGACCTGCACCTCGCGACCCGGTGGCCGACGCTGGAGCGGGTGACGTTCGACGACGACGAGAGCCTGGCCGCGACGGACTGGGAGGTGTTCGCCGCCCTGCCGGGCCCCCTCGCCCTGCACCTGCCGGCGTACGCCATGACGCTCGCCCCGCTGGACCTGACGCTGCCGGGTCTGGTCGACCTGCAGCTCCGCCCCGACGCGTCGTGGACAGCGGCCGCCTCTCGCATCGCCGCGCTCGCGCCGGAGCTCAGGCGCCTGTTCCTGCAGAACCGTCCCGAAGACAGCCTCGACCGGCACGCCCCCATCGACGTCTCCGCCCTGGCCCACCACCCGAGCCTGACGGAACTGACGGTCCCCGCGGCGGCGGTAGGCCTGGACGACCTCCCCGACCGCATCGACGTACACGTCTACGGCCCGCTCACCGATTGA
- a CDS encoding YhcG family protein — protein MSKNTEARAEIPAQQNGLPSWYGDLLSEIKGAVSCARTRAQRAVNTELVQLYWEIGHLILDRQAQEGWGTKVVARLATDLKAAFPNQRGFSRSNLMYMHKMARTWPGPIIQQPVGQLPWGHITVLMTKLDTPSELDFYVTQAVRNGWSRAILDRFIQQGLHLTQGAAANNFAATVPDGSNALKELVRDPYRLDFLGLDKHHAERELETAIVDGMIRFLTELGVGFAFVGRQYPVVIGGDEFRIDLLFYHLKLHRYFVFELKTKDVRPEHVGKLNFYVSVVDQMVREPERDDATIGFLIGARHNKAAVQLALDASNNPMAVASYSTLAPAERELIPSEEDLSRVVQEAIDGIERAEAEGLGSP, from the coding sequence ATGAGCAAGAACACCGAGGCCAGAGCAGAGATCCCCGCCCAGCAGAACGGCCTGCCCTCCTGGTACGGCGACCTCCTGAGCGAGATCAAGGGGGCCGTGTCCTGCGCACGGACCCGTGCCCAACGGGCCGTCAACACCGAACTGGTGCAGCTGTACTGGGAGATCGGGCATCTCATCCTTGACCGGCAGGCGCAGGAGGGATGGGGCACAAAGGTCGTCGCCCGCCTGGCCACTGACCTGAAGGCGGCCTTCCCGAACCAGCGCGGGTTCTCCCGGAGCAACCTGATGTACATGCACAAGATGGCTCGGACCTGGCCGGGCCCAATTATCCAACAGCCTGTTGGACAATTGCCCTGGGGACACATCACCGTCCTCATGACCAAGCTGGACACCCCGTCGGAGCTGGACTTCTACGTCACCCAAGCCGTCCGCAACGGCTGGTCCCGCGCGATCCTGGACCGCTTTATCCAGCAAGGGCTGCACCTCACCCAAGGCGCCGCCGCCAACAACTTCGCCGCGACCGTGCCGGACGGCTCCAACGCGCTCAAGGAGCTGGTCCGGGACCCGTACCGCCTCGACTTCCTCGGACTCGACAAGCATCACGCCGAGCGTGAACTGGAGACCGCCATCGTCGACGGGATGATCCGGTTCCTCACGGAGCTCGGCGTCGGCTTCGCCTTCGTGGGGCGCCAGTACCCCGTCGTCATCGGGGGCGACGAGTTCCGTATCGACCTGCTCTTCTATCATCTCAAGCTCCACCGCTACTTCGTCTTCGAGCTCAAGACGAAGGACGTGCGCCCCGAGCACGTCGGCAAGCTCAACTTCTACGTGAGCGTGGTCGACCAGATGGTGCGCGAGCCGGAACGGGACGACGCGACCATCGGCTTCCTCATCGGAGCCCGCCACAACAAGGCAGCCGTTCAGCTGGCCCTCGACGCCAGCAACAACCCCATGGCAGTCGCCTCCTACTCCACGCTCGCCCCGGCGGAGCGCGAGCTGATCCCCTCCGAAGAGGACCTGTCCCGGGTCGTCCAGGAAGCCATCGACGGCATCGAGCGGGCGGAGGCCGAGGGACTCGGAAGCCCTTAA